Within the uncultured Draconibacterium sp. genome, the region CTCTTTATCGGCGACGACTTCGAAGTTTTTGATAAAGCGGCAAAACTTTCGCTGGAAGTAAACTTTGAAATGGTAGAAAAACCAATTAAGAAGGCTGTGGTTTGGCTCGATCCTACCGAATTTAAAAGTACCTGGTTGGGCAATAAAAGTATTTACCGCACACGCATGGCTTTAGCCGATGGTGCTGAGTTAATTGTTTTGGCGCCGGCACTGAAAGAATTTGGCGAAGATCCGCAAATCGACAAATTAATCCGTAAATACGGCTACTTTGGCACTCCTCACACCTTGAAATTGGTAAAAGAGAATGAAGATCTGCAAAACAACCTGGGCGCTGCTGCCCATTTAATTCACGGCTCTTCCGAAGGACGTTTCAATATCACCTATTGCCCGGGAAAAGGGAAAGAAAATGTAACACAGCAGGAAATTGAAAGTGTTGGATTTAAGTATAGCGATTATGATGAAGTAACTGCCAAATATGATCCGAAAAAGTTAAAAGACGGAGTTAATATCATGCCGGATGGCGAAGAAATTTTTTATATTTCAAATCCTGCAATTGGACTGTGGGCATACCGCGAACGGTTTAATTATTAATAAAGAAACAGACCGCAAAATTGAATACTAACAGCAAAAAAAACATCAACTGGGGAATAATCGGTGTAGGCAATGTAACGGAAGTGAAAAGTGGTCCGGCTTTCTACAAGGTAGAAAACTCAAAACTGGTTGCCGTCATGCGCCGAAATGCAGAAAAAGCTGAAGATTATGCCCGCCGTCATGATGTTCCCAAATGGTATAACGATGGATCAGAATTGATAAACGATCCTGACGTGGATGCGGTATATATTGCCACTCCTCCAGATACACATGCTTCGTACGCCATTGAAGCACTAAAAGCCGGCAAACCGGTTTACGTTGAAAAACCAATGGCGCGCAATTATTCCGAATGTTTGAAAATGCTAAAAGTTGCTGAAGAAACAAATACACCGCTGTGGGTGGCCTATTACCGGCGAACTTTGCCTGCTTTTTTAAAAGTAAAAGAGCTGATTGAGAAAGGAACTATTGGCAAACCTTTAATGGTAAATATTAAACTCTACAAACAAGCTCCCGAAGCCGATCAGAAACCGAAGGAAATGCGTTGGCATGTTTTTCCTGAGATTGCTGGTGGCGGCTATTTTTTCGATCTTGCCTCGCACCAATTGGATTACCTTGATTTTGTTTTTGGAGAAATCACCGAGGTAAAAGGACAAGCAGTTAATCAGGCCGGCCTTTATCCTGCCGAAGATACAGTGACAGGAGTTTGGAAACACGAATCAGGAGTTGTGGGAACCGGAAGTTGGTGTTTTGTTGTTGATGAAAAATCGGTGGAAGATTATATTCAAATTGTCGGAGAAAAAGGCGAAATTTGTTTGCCTTGTTTCACGCATGGCGACGTTATTGTAAAAAACCAAAAAGGAACGGAAAAGCTAAGTTTTGATAATCCGCAGCACATCTCGCAAAACCTCGTTGAACAGGTTGTAAATGAATTATTGGGAAATGGCAAATGTGTGAGCACCGGCGAATCGGCAGCCCGCACCAGTTGGGTACTTGACGAGATGGTTAAAGATTACTACAATCGACCACAGTAGGCACATTAGAACACATAAGTTATGATGACTCAAAAAATTGTAAATGCGATAACATATGATATAATAGGATGTGCTATTGAGGTTCATAAAGAACTGGGGCCAGGCCTCTTAGAAAGTGTTTACGAAAAGTGTCTTGCTCACGTCTTACAAGAAAATGGGATGAAAGTGGAGTGTCAAAAAGCTGTCCCTATTAATTTTAGAGGATTAAAAATAGACGCTGATCTAAGGTTCGATATTCTGGTGGAAGATTTAATCGTTCTTGAACTGAAAGCAGTTCAAGAAGTTCTCCCCATACATGAAGCCCAGCTACTAACCTATTTGAAACTCTTAGAAAAGCCGAAAGGAATATTGATAAATTTTAATTGTACTAATATTTATAAAGAAGGACAAAAAACATTTGTAACAGAACACTATAGGAAGTTACCGAAAGGAAACTAATGATACCTATTGTGCCTAATGTGGTGAAAATGAAAATTATAATCGATAATAAAATACCATACATAAAAGGTGCTCTTGAACCTTTTGCCGAGGTTGTTTACCTCCCGGGAAGTGAGACTACTCCTGCGGTTGTAAAAGACGCCGATGCAATTATTACGCGAACCAGAACCATTTGCAATGATAAATTGCTTCAGGGCTCGAAAGTTAAATATATCGCCACTGCAACTATCGGGTTTGACCATATTGATACAGATTACTGTAAAAAAGCAGGAATTGAATGGACAAATGCTCCGGGGTGCAATGCGGAGAGTGTAAATCAGTACATTTCTTCTGCCCTGTGCTCATGGGCCATGCGCAAAAGAACCGATCTTACAGGATTGACAATAGGAATTGTAGGCGTAGGAAATGTTGGTAAACGCGTTGCAAAGACCTGCAATATACTTGGCATGAACGTTCTGTTGAATGATCCTCCACGTGAAAGAGCAGAAGGAAGTAACGATTTTGTTTCATTGGAAACGATTCAAAAAGAAGCCGATATCATTACCTTTCATGTTCCGTTAAATATGACCGGAGAAGATGCTACTTTTCATATGGTAAATGAGGATTTCCTGCAAAACCTCAAAAAGAATCCGCTGATAATAAATTCGTGTCGTGGTGAAGTTTGTGATTCGGAAGCGATGTACAATGCCATTGAAGCCAACGATATTAATGGTTTTATTGCCGATTGCTGGGAAAATGAGCCGGAAATAAACCTCGATCTGTTAAATCTTTGCGAATATGGCACCCCGCATATTGCCGGCTATTCAAAAGACGGGAAAGCCAACGGAACAAAAATGAGTGTTCAGGCAATTAGCCGATTTTTTGACTTGGGAATCAACAATTGGGCCCCAACAGACGTTGAACTACCGAAAAACACAAGCATTGAAATTGATGGCAACCAACGTCGTGAATATTCGATTTTGGCAGAAGCCATTTTGAGCACTTACGACATTGAAAACGATGATGACGACCTTCGGGATGCACCGCTTAAATTCGAACAATTGAGAGGAGATTATCCTGTTCGCCGTGAGTTTAATACTTACACCATCGAAGCAAAAAATATTGAAACAAAAACATTGCAAAAACTGGAAGAATTAGGTTTTCAGATTAAAAACAAGTAATACAAGATAGCATGAAAAAATTAGCAGACATTGGTTTGATCGGGTTAGCCGTAATGGGCGAAAACCTGGTGTTAAACATGGAAAGTAAAGGCTACACAGTGGCTGTATACAACCGGACTGTAGAGAAAGTTGACAAATTTACAACTGGCAGAGGAGCCGGCAAAAACTTTATTGGGGCACACTCAATTGAAGAGTTTTGTGCTTCGCTGGAGAAACCTCGTAAAGTAATGATGCTGGTAAAAGCAGGTCAACCGGTTGATGACTTTATTGATATGGTTATTCCGCATCTTGAGGCGGGCGATATTATTATCGATGGTGGTAATTCTCATTTTCCCGATACCATTCGTCGTACAAAATATGTGGAAAG harbors:
- the pdxB gene encoding 4-phosphoerythronate dehydrogenase PdxB encodes the protein MKIIIDNKIPYIKGALEPFAEVVYLPGSETTPAVVKDADAIITRTRTICNDKLLQGSKVKYIATATIGFDHIDTDYCKKAGIEWTNAPGCNAESVNQYISSALCSWAMRKRTDLTGLTIGIVGVGNVGKRVAKTCNILGMNVLLNDPPRERAEGSNDFVSLETIQKEADIITFHVPLNMTGEDATFHMVNEDFLQNLKKNPLIINSCRGEVCDSEAMYNAIEANDINGFIADCWENEPEINLDLLNLCEYGTPHIAGYSKDGKANGTKMSVQAISRFFDLGINNWAPTDVELPKNTSIEIDGNQRREYSILAEAILSTYDIENDDDDLRDAPLKFEQLRGDYPVRREFNTYTIEAKNIETKTLQKLEELGFQIKNK
- a CDS encoding Gfo/Idh/MocA family oxidoreductase translates to MNTNSKKNINWGIIGVGNVTEVKSGPAFYKVENSKLVAVMRRNAEKAEDYARRHDVPKWYNDGSELINDPDVDAVYIATPPDTHASYAIEALKAGKPVYVEKPMARNYSECLKMLKVAEETNTPLWVAYYRRTLPAFLKVKELIEKGTIGKPLMVNIKLYKQAPEADQKPKEMRWHVFPEIAGGGYFFDLASHQLDYLDFVFGEITEVKGQAVNQAGLYPAEDTVTGVWKHESGVVGTGSWCFVVDEKSVEDYIQIVGEKGEICLPCFTHGDVIVKNQKGTEKLSFDNPQHISQNLVEQVVNELLGNGKCVSTGESAARTSWVLDEMVKDYYNRPQ
- a CDS encoding GxxExxY protein; this encodes MMTQKIVNAITYDIIGCAIEVHKELGPGLLESVYEKCLAHVLQENGMKVECQKAVPINFRGLKIDADLRFDILVEDLIVLELKAVQEVLPIHEAQLLTYLKLLEKPKGILINFNCTNIYKEGQKTFVTEHYRKLPKGN